A part of Odontesthes bonariensis isolate fOdoBon6 chromosome 23, fOdoBon6.hap1, whole genome shotgun sequence genomic DNA contains:
- the LOC142373781 gene encoding dexamethasone-induced Ras-related protein 1-like: protein MIKKMSPSESDFDIPEKNCYRMVILGSTKVGKTAIVSRFLNGRFEEQYTPTIEDFHRKLYSIKGDVYQLDILDTSGNHPFPAMRRLSILTGDVFILVFSLDNRDSFQEVQRLKRQIYETKSCLKNKIKENIDVPLVICGNKGDREFHRQVQQEEIEQLVAGDEKCAYFEISAKRNENVDKMFQTLFALAKLPHEMSPDLHRKVSVQYCDMLHRKSLKNKKMKDIGEAYGVVTPCARRPSVHSDLMYIKEKAIGGGQGKEKERCVIS from the exons ATGATTAAGAAAATGTCGCCGTCCGAGAGCGATTTTGACATCCCGGAAAAGAACTGCTACAGAATGGTGATTTTGGGCTCCACTAAAGTTGGAAAGACGGCCATCGTGTCCCGGTTCCTGAACGGGAGGTTTGAAGAGCAGTACACGCCAACCATTGAGGACTTTCACAGGAAACTGTACAGCATCAAGGGAGACGTTTACCAGCTGGACATACTGGATACATCAGGGAACCACCCTTTCCCTGCCATGAGGAGACTTTCCATACTGACAG GCGACGTTTTCATCCTCGTCTTCAGTTTGGACAACCGCGACTCCTTCCAGGAGGTTCAGCGGCTCAAGCGACAAATCTACGAGACTAAGTCGTGcctgaaaaacaaaatcaaagagaacaTCGACGTGCCTCTGGTGATCTGCGGTAACAAGGGAGACAGAGAGTTCCACCGGCAAGTGCAGCAGGAGGAGATCGAGCAGCTGGTGGCCGGAGACGAGAAGTGCGCATACTTCGAGATCTCCGCCAAACGCAATGAGAACGTGGATAAGATGTTTCAGACTCTGTTCGCCTTGGCCAAACTACCTCACGAAATGAGCCCCGACCTCCACAGGAAAGTGTCCGTGCAGTACTGCGACATGCTGCACAGAAAGTCGCTGAAAAACAAGAAGATGAAGGACATTGGGGAGGCATACGGTGTGGTGACGCCGTGCGCCCGGAGACCCAGCGTGCACAGCGACCTCATGTACATCAAAGAGAAGGCCATAGGAGGCGGGCAGggtaaagaaaaagagagatgtGTAATCAGCTAA